One window of Colias croceus chromosome 6, ilColCroc2.1 genomic DNA carries:
- the LOC123692361 gene encoding uncharacterized protein LOC123692361: protein MNKAAASDTQIKEEASGAALASISVSTKLPEFWADLPRLWFAQFESVMAPQKQGEETKFNLVISKLGKEAIQQVSDLVMSPPAQDRYTALKERLLQVYEESAERQMQKLVSELELGSQRPSQFLRRMKDLGRSAQIADNTLKSLWLSKMPSSVRAVMAVCEDQSLDKLAAMADKITEYTNVGDVAAVSCKKETDEQPDEKMSRLELEVAALRAELRGRGRSRSNDRRTNFRRRSTSRPRRAPGDPDWLCRFHFRYRSRANRCEQPCAWRAKQSGN, encoded by the coding sequence atgaataaagcAGCAGCATCAGACACGCAGATCAAGGAAGAGGCGTCAGGCGCGGCGTTGGCATCGATAAGCGTGTCCACCAAGCTACCAGAATTTTGGGCAGACTTGCCAAGGTTATGGTTCGCACAGTTCGAGTCCGTGATGGCCCCACAGAAGCAGGGGGAAGAGACCAAATTCAACCTGGTCATATCGAAACTCGGAAAAGAGGCCATTCAGCAGGTCAGCGACCTCGTGATGTCACCACCCGCCCAGGACAGGTATACGGCGCTTAAGGAGAGGCTGCTGCAGGTTTATGAAGAGAGTGCCGAAAGACAAATGCAGAAGTTGGTGTCGGAGCTGGAATTGGGTTCGCAAAGACCCTCCCAGTTTTTAAGGCGCATGAAGGATCTGGGTCGCAGCGCACAAATTGCGGACAACACACTCAAGAGCCTGTGGTTGTCGAAAATGCCGTCATCAGTTCGAGCAGTCATGGCGGTTTGTGAAGATCAGTCTCTGGACAAGCTGGCGGCCATGGCAGACAAGATTACCGAATACACCAACGTCGGGGATGTGGCAGCCGTGTCATGCAAGAAGGAAACAGATGAGCAGCCGGACGAGAAGATGAGCAGATTGGAGCTGGAGGTTGCAGCGCTCCGCGCCGAACTGAGGGGTCGCGGGCGCTCTAGGAGCAACGACAGACGGACCAACTTCAGGAGAAGATCGACATCGCGGCCGAGAAGAGCACCTGGAGACCCGGACTGGCTGTGCCGTTTTCACTTTCGGTACAGATCGAGAGCTAACCGCTGCGAGCAACCCTGCGCGTGGCGAGCCAAGCAGTCGGGAAACTAG